The Tolypothrix sp. NIES-4075 DNA window GCTGTCGCAGTTAGCCTTAACAACTTGGCGTTACTTTACTATTATCAAGGACGCTATACTGAAGCCGAACCTCTAGCACTCCGAGCAATAGAACTAGATAAGCAGTTTTTAGGGGAAAAGCACCCCGATTTAGCTACAGATATTCACAATTTGGCTTTGATATACCGCGCTCAAGGACGCTATAGCGAAGCAGAACCATTGTTTCTGGAAGCTTTGAAACTCAAACAGCTTCTACTGCCAGAAGATCATCCTCTTTTAGCAGATACTATCTACGCTCTCGGTTATATGTACAGAATTCAGGGTTGCTACACTAAAGCAGAAGCATTTTCCATAAAAGCATTGGAACTCGATAAACGTTTGCTGGGAGACAATCATCCCCATGTCGCGCAAAGCTTAAACAACTTGGCAGAACTCTACAAATCTCAAGGAAGTTACAGCCAAGCCGAACCTTTATTGCAAGAAGCTTTAGATATTTTTCAGCGTCAGTTAGGTGTGAATCATCCCCACACTATCACTGTTCGTGAAAATCTGGCAACTCTTCGTGCTGAGATAACTTCAAAGCAGTAAAATTCAACTTCTCAGCCTCAACGATGAAGTTCTCAACTCGGATTTTGCAGTGTTGAAGCTCAACTTTCAGCTTCAGAAGCTCAACTTTCAGCTTCAGAAGCTCAACTTTCAGCTTCAGAAGCTCAACTTTCAGCTTCAGAAGCTCAACTTTCAGCTTCTGAACTCGGATGATGAACCTCAAAGCTTGAATTATCAACTTCTGAGGTTGAATGATAATGTTACATAGTCACTTTTCCACCTAAAAGGATTAAAGCACGCTCATGCGATCGCATGAGTCTGCTGTGCGGCGCATTACATTCGTATATTTTTTTCATAAAATCTCGCGTACCACCAGGCACGATCGTACTTAAAAAAAGACTTAAGCGAAGGGCGATCGCTCATTAAGTAAACTTTTTGGTTTACTAACTTTGATTGCTGTGATGAACATTTACAGCAGCAATTCGTAGCAGGTGTGAATATTCCCTTGCTCAAAAAAAATGCTGATTTTTTTAACTATCACGCTTGTGACCTGTTCAACCGCACCAAACTGCTATTAGTCAAAGTTTAAGACTGAACAAATTTTGAGAAAGCACCCGGTATTAGCTGACTAAGGAGTGATGAATTAAATATCCGAGTAGCTAAACCAATGAAAATTTTAGCAGTTTTGTTGATTAGCGCGATCGCCCTTCCGATGCCAGCGCTAGCAGATGCCTACAAATCACCCAGCTATGACTTACCTAATGCAATGAGTGATTGTACTTATCGCGGGGGTGGTCGCCGTGAAGATTGCTTCTCCCTCCTGCGCTAGGTAAAACCCCAAAAAACCGGGAATGCCTTTGAAGCTAACCCGGTCGATTGCTTTTTGCTTTGAAAATGCATTACGCCGTCAAACCTAACTACACCTAAAAGCATTAAACCACACTCATGCGATCGCATGAGTTATGCTGTGCGATCAGCGCTTCGCCTCCGGCGACGCAAAGTGCGAACGCTGCTGCGCTTCCGCAGAGCGGACGCTTACGCGAACGCTATCGCGCATTATATTTAAAATAAACATAAATAAAAGCGCGAAAGTTAGCCCGCACGCACCAAGCAACGCGGGCTAATTTTGTCTGCCCGCGTTGCTTTCACCCAACATTCTTGAGGGCAATAAAACGCAACATCAACGATATCAATGTGCTGCGTCATGTTCTTTGAGCAAAACTACTGAAAAGAGTTTTCATTGCGTATAAACACTAAATACTGTCAGTATGAAAACGCTTTTTTCTTAAGCGAAAAAGCTTCATAAATTCACTTTAACTTTACCCGATTAAAGTGGATAAAAATTAAATTAGCTAATGAAATGGCTGAATCTGTTGCAAATAAACAGATTCGCATAACATCAAAAATTAGCGAGACAACTATGACAGTAACTATCAAAAAATTATTGGTTGGTGCAACCGTAGCAGCAAGCATGAGCGCGATCGCTTCAACTCCAGCTTTCGCTACCAACCTTACCAAACCGACTAATATTCAATTCACCACCAACGGTGTCAAGAACACAGATGCCAATAAAGCTAATATCAATACCTGGACTTACGGTTCTGTGGAATCCGATAAGACTGGTATCGGTGGTGTGAACCGACAAGTTTTAAACGATTATAAAAACTACGGCAATACCAATAAAGCGATCGCAGCTTTAACAGACAACGATAGTACTACTAACGTTGAACTGTTTAACAATGGTGAAAATGTCTCAGATCATGTTGGCTTCACTGCTAATTTAGGAAAAAACACCATTAAGGTTGAAAGTGTCACTAAGGCTGACTGGGCTGATGGTACATTAGCGAAACAGTGGTTGACAGGCTTTAGCAATACTTACAGCGGATTAATGGCAAGCACTGCTACAACTCCTGGTTCTAACCTGCTCAAAGATTTTAATAATAATTTTGATTCTATAGTCAGCTACCTCAGCACTAACGGTTTTAAGAGGGCTGACGATCCTAATATTGGGGATATTTCGTACGATAAACAGACTGGTAATTTGAAAGTTGACCTAGTTGGACACTTGGATCTGGCTGGAAAATATGTAGATACCAGAAAACAAATTAAAGTGGGTAACACATTAGTAAATAACCCGGCTTATGGCAAAGGTTTATCGCCTGAGTATGACAGTTACAAGACGGGAAATGTAATCTTTGATGCAATGCTGTTTAGGTTATCTCAAACAGCAGTAGCCACAAATA harbors:
- a CDS encoding NF038130 family PEP-CTERM protein; translation: MAESVANKQIRITSKISETTMTVTIKKLLVGATVAASMSAIASTPAFATNLTKPTNIQFTTNGVKNTDANKANINTWTYGSVESDKTGIGGVNRQVLNDYKNYGNTNKAIAALTDNDSTTNVELFNNGENVSDHVGFTANLGKNTIKVESVTKADWADGTLAKQWLTGFSNTYSGLMASTATTPGSNLLKDFNNNFDSIVSYLSTNGFKRADDPNIGDISYDKQTGNLKVDLVGHLDLAGKYVDTRKQIKVGNTLVNNPAYGKGLSPEYDSYKTGNVIFDAMLFRLSQTAVATNTMLQMSEIAKVTFNGQVDYAFTFAAKDSGAIAGDRNKLTDTTSHTGIYSWNKTRKRVPEPSAIFGLVAVGGLVVASRRKRMQNA